A stretch of DNA from Orcinus orca chromosome 3, mOrcOrc1.1, whole genome shotgun sequence:
TGAATTTGAGGGAAGAACGCCTGTAAAATCCATACCAAGAGTAGCATTCTCCATCTAGAGAAGAGATTTTTGATAATAGGGCTTGAAAATGAACTAGAAGAGGAGATAGATCTGCTCCAGATGCTGCTTTCCAGTGCAATGCAAACGTTTTTACAGGGTACCAGAAGTGTGAAATATGTTATGCTTCAGAATGGTGATTCCGTTGGAAGTTTTCTTAGGGTTATCATGCTTAAAGTAAAGCAACAACCCACCAGTGAAGGTTCCAAAAAAGGGAATCACATCAACTGTTGGATCTTTCCTGAAAATGGCAGTGTTGTGGATAAGAGTTTTTAATGCCCGGGCAATGGCTACATtggcacttaaaaatatatatataaggacacggggagggagaagggtaagctgggacgaagtgagagactaGCATTGACTtatacatactaccaaatgtaaaatagatagccagtgggaagcagccgaatagcacagggagatcagctcagtgctttgtgaccaactagaagggtgggatagggagggtgggagggagacccaagagggaggagatgtggggatatatgtatatgtatagctgattcactttgttataaagcagaaactaacacaccattgtaaagcaattatactccaataaagatgttaaaaatatatatatatttaataatatttgtttCTCCTTAGGAATAAGACGTTAGAACTATTTTGTCCTGTACAATTTCATGATTAATTTTATAggataagaagaaaagaagcatGATGGTCAAGACTTCACAGAGGAAGCAACGTGATTGTAGAAACCAATCCAAAGCATGGCTTAAGCACCTCCATCCCTCTGAGAATGTCTGTACATATTCAAGAGGCTGGTTGCTAGAATCACATCCTATCCTGGCAATGAGATCAGATGCCATCAATGGGAGGAAACTTTGGATAAGCCCCAGCAAGTGCTCTGGCAGAAGAGACTGCATGGATTCCAGGTGTTCAGTGGAACCAGAGAACCCTTAAGTACTTTGGATCTTGCCAAAGCCTTGCAAAAACTTGCAACTAGTTGCACAGGTGAATCTCTGCCAGGAGTTCTCACAGGTGGTCTGAACTCCAGCCCCAGGCCCACCCCTGCCCAGTCTTCAGATTTGGCAGAGATGATTCCAGGAGCTGGTCTGGGTATCTCACAGCTCCTCTGCAAACAATTTCCGGTGACTGAGGAAGATATCAGGAAACAGGAAAGTGAAGATGGCAAGAGAGAGCCTGAGGATAGCATT
This window harbors:
- the MBD3L1 gene encoding LOW QUALITY PROTEIN: methyl-CpG-binding domain protein 3-like 1 (The sequence of the model RefSeq protein was modified relative to this genomic sequence to represent the inferred CDS: inserted 6 bases in 3 codons; substituted 1 base at 1 genomic stop codon), which gives rise to MVKTSQRKQRDCRNQSKAXGLSTSIPLRMSXYIFKRLVARITSYPGNEIRCHQWEETLDKPQQVLWQKRLHGFQVFSGTREPLSTLDLAKALQKLATSCTGESLPGVLTGGLNSSPRPTPAQSSDLAEMIPGAGLGISQLLCKQFPVTEEDIRKQXKVKMARESLRIALIADRLAIKAEKVRGXEGCPDKHC